Proteins co-encoded in one Halorussus lipolyticus genomic window:
- a CDS encoding metallophosphoesterase, producing MNVQFRDRSAYLPAEEVLVVADLHVGRDAESAVELPLGEREDLTERLAGLLAEFGPTAVVVAGDLLHAFDGVPEGVRETVAALCETVEAAGAQLVVVRGNHDSMLDAVVGEQAAESVGVTTVEEYRLGDTLVLHGHADPEADADRYLVGHDHPAIEIEGRRHPCLLYGEGTYRGADVVMLPAFNRLAPGATVNGMRARDFQSPLVTDADSLRPVVWDSESEEVLSFPPLGEFRRML from the coding sequence ATGAACGTCCAGTTCCGCGACCGGTCGGCGTATCTCCCCGCCGAGGAGGTCCTCGTCGTCGCAGACCTCCACGTCGGCCGGGACGCCGAGTCCGCGGTCGAACTCCCGCTGGGCGAGCGCGAGGACCTGACCGAGCGACTGGCGGGCCTCCTCGCCGAGTTCGGTCCCACAGCGGTCGTCGTGGCCGGCGACCTCCTCCACGCCTTCGACGGCGTGCCCGAGGGCGTCCGCGAGACGGTGGCCGCGCTCTGCGAAACCGTCGAGGCCGCGGGCGCGCAACTGGTCGTCGTCCGCGGGAACCACGATTCGATGCTCGACGCGGTGGTTGGCGAGCAGGCGGCGGAGTCGGTCGGCGTTACGACCGTCGAGGAGTACCGCCTCGGCGACACGCTCGTCCTCCACGGCCACGCCGACCCCGAGGCCGACGCCGACCGCTACCTCGTGGGCCACGACCACCCGGCAATCGAAATCGAGGGCCGGAGGCATCCGTGTCTCCTCTACGGCGAAGGGACCTACCGCGGCGCGGACGTAGTGATGCTCCCGGCGTTCAACCGCCTCGCGCCCGGCGCGACGGTCAACGGGATGCGGGCGCGGGACTTCCAGTCGCCGCTGGTGACGGACGCGGATTCGTTACGGCCGGTGGTCTGGGACTCTGAGAGCGAGGAGGTGCTTTCGTTTCCGCCGCTTGGCGAGTTTCGACGGATGCTCTGA
- a CDS encoding NAD(P)/FAD-dependent oxidoreductase, whose protein sequence is MTEVVVAGGGLAGLVAGRHLADAGADVRLYERHHEPGGRVRSLRRDGYVFDRGFQVLFTAYPAVKRELDFDALDLRYFKPGAVVARPDHRSTLGDPFRDVDAALETALNRDVTLRDKLEVYRLRTEMAEKSDREIFGGRDQSTSEYLRDRGFSEKFLRNFAAPFYGGITLDRSLGTSKKVFEFTFKMLTVGRIAVPARGMAAISEQLADSAREAGVELVTDETVTGLDARSGDPEIELGRESLSADAVVVATDPKQARELTGVESIPTEAKGCVTQYLAFDGPELDCGKRLLLNAEEDGAEVKDGDAPNQIAQLSAVAPEYAPEDRTLLSATYLGVPDDPDEVLAERTARTLESWYPERRFDLDLLHTSRVEFAQFAQPPGIHDRLPDVRAPEGPVYLAGEYTDASSLNAAMMSGRTAAKRVAEDFDLDL, encoded by the coding sequence ATGACCGAAGTCGTCGTCGCTGGCGGTGGACTGGCCGGACTCGTCGCTGGGCGTCACCTCGCCGACGCGGGCGCTGACGTTCGACTCTACGAGCGACACCACGAACCCGGCGGGCGGGTGCGGTCGCTCCGCCGGGACGGATACGTCTTCGACCGCGGGTTTCAGGTGCTTTTCACCGCGTATCCCGCTGTCAAGCGCGAGTTGGACTTCGACGCGCTGGACCTCCGGTACTTCAAGCCCGGTGCGGTGGTGGCCCGGCCCGACCACCGCTCGACGCTGGGCGACCCCTTCCGGGACGTGGACGCCGCGCTCGAAACCGCGCTGAACCGGGACGTGACCCTCCGGGACAAACTGGAGGTGTACCGACTTCGCACCGAGATGGCCGAGAAGTCCGACCGCGAGATTTTCGGTGGACGCGACCAATCGACCAGCGAGTACCTCCGTGACCGCGGGTTCTCCGAAAAGTTCCTGCGAAACTTCGCCGCGCCCTTCTACGGCGGCATCACCTTGGACCGGAGTCTGGGCACCTCGAAGAAGGTCTTCGAGTTCACCTTCAAGATGCTGACGGTCGGGCGCATCGCGGTCCCGGCCCGCGGGATGGCCGCAATCAGCGAGCAGTTGGCCGACTCGGCCCGCGAGGCCGGCGTCGAACTCGTGACCGACGAGACCGTGACTGGTCTGGACGCCCGTTCAGGCGACCCGGAAATCGAACTCGGCCGGGAGTCTTTGAGCGCCGACGCCGTAGTGGTCGCAACCGACCCCAAGCAGGCCCGCGAGTTGACCGGTGTCGAGTCGATTCCGACCGAGGCCAAGGGGTGTGTCACCCAGTATCTGGCGTTCGACGGGCCGGAACTCGACTGCGGCAAGCGCCTCCTGCTCAACGCCGAGGAGGACGGGGCCGAGGTCAAGGACGGAGACGCCCCGAACCAAATCGCCCAACTCTCGGCGGTTGCTCCGGAGTACGCCCCGGAGGACCGGACCCTCCTGAGCGCGACCTACCTCGGGGTGCCCGACGACCCCGATGAGGTCCTCGCAGAACGCACCGCCCGGACCCTCGAATCGTGGTATCCCGAGCGGCGATTCGATTTGGACCTCCTGCACACCAGCAGGGTGGAGTTCGCGCAGTTCGCCCAACCGCCGGGTATTCACGACCGCCTGCCGGACGTGCGAGCGCCGGAGGGGCCGGTCTACCTCGCCGGCGAGTACACCGACGCCTCGTCGCTGAATGCCGCGATGATGAGCGGCCGGACCGCGGCGAAGCGCGTGGCCGAGGACTTCGATTTGGACCTCTGA
- a CDS encoding transcription factor S yields MEFCDECGSMMKAEDELWVCGSCDNKTPKDPDANYVVTEDQEVSEVIETGDEENTALPTTEAHCPECGNDRARWYMQQIRAADESETRFFICTECEHKWREDDN; encoded by the coding sequence ATGGAGTTCTGTGACGAGTGCGGTTCGATGATGAAAGCCGAGGACGAGCTTTGGGTCTGCGGTAGCTGTGACAACAAGACGCCGAAGGACCCCGACGCCAACTACGTCGTGACCGAGGACCAAGAGGTCAGCGAGGTCATCGAGACCGGCGACGAGGAGAACACCGCCCTGCCGACCACCGAGGCCCACTGCCCGGAGTGTGGCAACGACCGCGCCCGGTGGTACATGCAACAGATTCGCGCCGCCGACGAGAGCGAGACGCGCTTCTTCATCTGTACCGAGTGCGAACACAAGTGGCGCGAAGACGATAACTAG
- a CDS encoding formyltransferase family protein, which yields MSETLSVALLVRGTDVPAWQARAIEAMVERTDADVSHVVMNAESGGSGGLGHYLQRAREYPLWTPVGAAVQFSDRPAYREPVALDAIAGLGDPETLAVEPEPASDFGNVLPDHAVERVAEADVAVRFGFGILKGDVLDAPEYGVLSFHHGDLREYRGMPSGFWEYLHDEDTAGVTLQRLSESLDAGEITAYEPVDIADAPTWSAVRKRLYAVSDDVLVKGISNVSRGVEPQSPEVLGDLYSLPEGGDVLKYVVKEGKGRVRQVVG from the coding sequence ATGTCAGAGACGCTTTCAGTCGCACTCCTCGTCAGAGGTACCGACGTGCCGGCGTGGCAGGCCCGCGCAATCGAGGCGATGGTCGAACGGACAGACGCCGACGTGTCCCACGTCGTGATGAACGCCGAGTCGGGCGGGTCGGGCGGACTCGGCCACTACCTCCAGCGCGCCAGAGAGTACCCCCTCTGGACCCCGGTCGGCGCGGCGGTCCAGTTCAGCGACCGACCGGCCTACCGCGAACCGGTCGCGCTCGACGCCATCGCTGGCCTCGGCGACCCAGAGACGCTGGCGGTCGAACCCGAACCCGCGTCGGACTTCGGCAACGTCCTGCCCGACCACGCGGTCGAACGAGTCGCCGAGGCCGACGTGGCAGTCCGGTTCGGGTTCGGCATCCTGAAAGGCGACGTGCTGGACGCGCCCGAGTACGGCGTCCTGAGCTTTCACCACGGCGACTTGCGGGAGTACCGCGGGATGCCCTCGGGCTTCTGGGAGTACCTCCACGACGAGGACACCGCCGGCGTGACCCTCCAGCGCCTCTCGGAATCGCTCGACGCCGGGGAAATCACGGCCTACGAACCGGTAGACATCGCCGACGCCCCCACGTGGTCGGCGGTCCGGAAACGCCTCTACGCGGTTTCCGACGACGTGCTGGTCAAGGGCATCAGCAACGTCTCGCGGGGTGTCGAACCCCAGTCGCCCGAGGTCCTCGGGGACCTCTACTCGCTCCCGGAGGGCGGCGACGTGCTGAAGTACGTCGTCAAAGAGGGCAAGGGCCGGGTTCGGCAGGTCGTGGGGTAG
- a CDS encoding tRNA (adenine-N1)-methyltransferase, with product MTVLLVHGDREYLREPGDELQTDLGVLDVPEDVEPGQTLETHLGEPFEVRGLRGPDLFNHFERTGAPMMPRDVGLIVGHTGLCAGDRVLDAGTGTGVLSAYLGRMGADVTTYERDPDFAEVARRNMELADVADTVEVRAGDVTEEITDEDARADLGQFDVLTLDTEDAPEVVAHAPDLLVRGGFLAVYSPFVEHTRDVVESAREAGLTDIETLETIQRRMDFDDRGSRPSTAGVGHTGYLTFARRP from the coding sequence GTGACGGTCCTGCTGGTTCACGGCGACCGGGAGTATCTCCGGGAACCCGGCGACGAACTCCAGACCGACCTCGGGGTCCTCGACGTGCCCGAGGACGTCGAACCCGGCCAGACGCTCGAAACCCACTTGGGCGAACCGTTCGAGGTCCGCGGTCTGCGCGGTCCCGACCTGTTCAACCACTTCGAGCGCACCGGCGCGCCGATGATGCCCCGCGACGTGGGCCTCATCGTGGGTCACACCGGCCTCTGCGCCGGGGACCGAGTGCTGGACGCCGGGACCGGGACGGGCGTCCTCTCGGCTTATCTGGGCCGAATGGGTGCGGACGTGACGACCTACGAGCGCGACCCGGACTTCGCCGAGGTCGCCCGCAGGAACATGGAACTGGCCGACGTGGCCGACACGGTGGAGGTTCGCGCCGGCGACGTGACCGAGGAGATTACCGACGAGGACGCTCGCGCCGACCTCGGACAGTTCGACGTGCTGACCCTCGACACCGAGGACGCGCCCGAAGTCGTCGCCCACGCGCCTGACCTACTGGTCCGCGGTGGCTTCCTCGCGGTCTACTCGCCGTTCGTGGAACACACCCGCGACGTGGTGGAGTCCGCCCGCGAGGCCGGTCTCACCGACATCGAGACGCTCGAAACCATCCAGCGCCGGATGGACTTCGACGACCGAGGCTCGCGGCCCTCGACCGCTGGCGTCGGCCACACGGGCTATCTGACGTTCGCGCGTCGGCCCTGA
- a CDS encoding nascent polypeptide-associated complex protein, with amino-acid sequence MFGGGGGGLDPRKMKQMMKQMGIDVDELDAEEVVITKSDGEQLVFDNPDITVMDARGQETYQVVGEPETREAGSGGASAVESGDESNAGSSGIPDADVEIVAQRASVTEADAREALEATDGDLAAAVERLE; translated from the coding sequence ATGTTCGGAGGAGGCGGCGGGGGACTCGACCCTCGCAAGATGAAGCAGATGATGAAGCAGATGGGTATCGACGTAGACGAACTCGACGCCGAGGAGGTCGTCATCACCAAAAGCGACGGCGAGCAACTCGTCTTCGACAATCCCGACATCACCGTGATGGACGCCCGCGGGCAGGAGACCTATCAGGTCGTCGGCGAACCCGAGACCCGCGAGGCCGGTTCGGGCGGGGCCAGCGCGGTCGAATCCGGCGACGAGAGTAACGCCGGTTCGTCCGGGATTCCCGACGCCGACGTAGAAATCGTCGCGCAACGAGCGAGCGTGACCGAAGCCGACGCCCGCGAGGCCCTCGAAGCGACCGACGGCGACCTCGCGGCCGCAGTCGAGCGCCTAGAGTGA
- a CDS encoding PUA domain-containing protein: MSTSDDGGVPDDLPRLRTVADYQFGAGVGTALFPDDERLEIKRSSSGRPQQVMADEGRLVTYGTDGRFTLGLAGGRRIADALSGPAGRVVVGDESEPFVREGKNVFAKFVSAVGPEIRPGDEVAIVHEEGALLGVGRAELSADAMADFDTGMAVMVREGAGDE; encoded by the coding sequence ATGAGTACGAGCGACGACGGCGGCGTGCCGGACGACCTCCCGCGACTCCGGACCGTGGCCGACTACCAGTTCGGGGCGGGCGTCGGCACGGCGCTGTTCCCCGACGACGAGCGCCTCGAAATCAAGCGGTCCTCGTCGGGCCGGCCCCAGCAGGTGATGGCCGACGAGGGTCGCCTCGTCACCTACGGTACCGACGGGCGATTCACGCTCGGCCTCGCCGGCGGACGGCGAATCGCGGACGCGCTGTCTGGTCCGGCGGGTCGGGTCGTGGTCGGCGACGAGAGCGAACCGTTCGTCCGCGAGGGCAAGAACGTCTTCGCTAAGTTCGTCTCCGCGGTCGGTCCCGAGATTCGCCCCGGCGACGAGGTGGCTATCGTCCACGAGGAGGGCGCGCTCCTCGGGGTCGGGCGGGCGGAACTCTCGGCCGACGCGATGGCCGACTTCGACACCGGGATGGCGGTGATGGTCCGCGAGGGCGCTGGCGACGAGTAA
- a CDS encoding NYN domain-containing protein: protein MTEIHPNQRVAVLADAQNLYHTAQSVYSRNIDYSAILEKSVQGRELTRAIAYVIQADSPDEERFFDALGDIGFETKIKELKTFGDGSKKADWDVGMSLDAVTLANHVDTIILCTGDGDFSRLCSHLRHEGVRTEVTSFEESTSEELIQAADSFVDMSERPDTFLL from the coding sequence ATGACCGAAATACACCCCAACCAGCGGGTTGCGGTCCTCGCAGACGCTCAGAACCTCTATCATACCGCACAGAGCGTCTACAGTCGGAACATCGACTATTCAGCTATTTTGGAAAAATCGGTGCAGGGTCGGGAGCTGACCCGAGCCATCGCCTACGTGATTCAGGCCGACAGCCCCGACGAGGAGCGATTCTTCGACGCGCTCGGCGACATCGGCTTCGAGACCAAAATCAAGGAACTCAAGACGTTCGGCGACGGTTCGAAGAAGGCCGACTGGGACGTGGGAATGAGCTTAGACGCCGTGACGCTGGCGAATCACGTCGATACGATTATCCTGTGTACCGGCGACGGCGACTTCTCGCGGCTCTGCTCGCACCTCCGCCACGAGGGCGTCCGGACGGAAGTCACTAGCTTCGAGGAGTCCACGTCGGAAGAACTGATTCAGGCCGCCGATTCGTTCGTTGATATGTCCGAGCGACCCGATACGTTCCTACTCTGA
- a CDS encoding metallophosphoesterase family protein has protein sequence MLVLGDAHADDPDNRRALFAAYRAADADVALQLGDLLHYDLPIPTYFIAGNNEDFDTIDALRHGRVESSAVRNAHLLAGAVEEVEGLRIAGLSGNFAPTQYERPRPNLHGERRRHFVRGDVAAVKQLEDVDVLLTHEAPHGLPVSEDYEVGCQYIDELIEAVEPQLCLVGHHHQHAEMTYDNTRVVSLAPVQERYYHLNPETLELSSYTTPPS, from the coding sequence ATGCTCGTTCTCGGAGACGCTCACGCCGACGACCCCGACAACCGGCGGGCGCTGTTCGCCGCCTATCGGGCCGCCGACGCGGACGTGGCTCTGCAGTTAGGCGATTTGCTTCACTACGACCTGCCGATTCCCACCTACTTCATCGCCGGCAACAACGAGGACTTCGACACCATCGACGCCCTCCGCCACGGCCGGGTCGAGAGTTCCGCGGTGCGAAACGCCCACCTCCTCGCCGGTGCAGTCGAGGAGGTCGAAGGCCTGCGAATCGCGGGCCTCTCGGGTAACTTCGCGCCGACGCAGTACGAACGACCGCGACCGAACCTCCACGGCGAGCGCCGGCGACACTTCGTCCGGGGCGACGTGGCGGCGGTCAAGCAGTTGGAGGACGTGGACGTGCTGTTGACCCACGAGGCCCCGCACGGCCTGCCGGTCTCGGAGGACTACGAGGTCGGATGTCAGTACATCGACGAACTCATCGAGGCGGTCGAACCCCAGTTGTGTCTGGTCGGCCACCACCACCAACACGCCGAGATGACCTACGACAACACCCGCGTCGTTAGCCTCGCGCCGGTACAGGAGCGGTACTACCATCTGAACCCCGAGACGCTGGAACTGTCCTCGTACACGACGCCGCCCTCGTAA
- the dapA gene encoding 4-hydroxy-tetrahydrodipicolinate synthase yields MTRSSEPFTGVYPAMTTPFDADDSIDFEQLRTDARRLADAGVDGLLAVGSTGESATLSHDEHVEVVDAVTDAVDVPVIAGSGSNSTREALELSRRSADAGADALLLISPYYNKPEPEGMERHYRTVADEVDVPQIVYNVPSRTGRNVAVETAVSLAEHENIRGYKAASGDLNRIGEVIERTRDEEFSVLSGDDFLTLPLLALGATGTISVTANVEPERTSAMVESARSGNLAEAREIHEDLAPLCRALFTETNPIPVKEAMEIRGYGPAHLRSPLTRLSEAPRAELAGILGELADQQIGVHR; encoded by the coding sequence ATGACACGCAGTAGCGAACCCTTCACCGGGGTCTACCCGGCGATGACGACCCCCTTCGACGCCGACGACAGTATCGACTTCGAACAACTCCGAACGGACGCCCGACGCCTCGCCGACGCCGGCGTAGACGGCTTGCTGGCCGTCGGTTCGACCGGTGAGAGCGCGACCCTCTCCCACGACGAACACGTCGAAGTCGTGGACGCCGTGACCGACGCTGTAGACGTACCAGTAATCGCGGGGTCCGGAAGTAACTCCACCCGCGAGGCCCTCGAACTCTCCCGGCGCTCGGCCGACGCCGGGGCCGACGCGCTTCTCCTCATCTCGCCGTACTACAACAAGCCCGAACCCGAGGGGATGGAGCGCCACTACCGGACCGTCGCCGACGAGGTGGACGTGCCCCAAATCGTCTACAACGTCCCCTCCCGAACCGGCCGCAACGTCGCCGTCGAAACCGCAGTCTCGCTCGCCGAACACGAGAACATCCGGGGCTACAAGGCCGCCAGCGGCGACCTGAACCGAATCGGCGAGGTCATCGAGCGCACCCGCGACGAGGAGTTCTCGGTCCTCTCTGGCGACGACTTCCTCACGCTTCCGCTACTCGCGCTCGGCGCGACCGGAACTATCAGCGTCACCGCGAACGTCGAACCCGAGCGCACCTCTGCGATGGTCGAGTCTGCGCGCTCCGGAAATCTCGCCGAGGCCCGCGAGATTCACGAGGACCTCGCGCCCCTCTGTCGCGCCCTCTTTACCGAGACCAACCCCATCCCGGTCAAGGAGGCGATGGAGATTCGGGGCTACGGCCCGGCACACCTGCGCTCGCCCCTGACGCGCCTCTCGGAGGCCCCGCGCGCAGAACTTGCAGGTATCCTCGGAGAGTTAGCCGACCAGCAGATTGGGGTACACCGATGA
- the dapB gene encoding 4-hydroxy-tetrahydrodipicolinate reductase — translation MTVSIAVTGATGQMGRAVLETADSRADVEVAFAVNRDATDASESVAGIAVEPAREFDALLADHRPDVLVDFTGPASSQNYVAVATEAGVASVVGTTGFGDEGEQALRELAQYAPVLKAANFGRGVHALVSAVESAVADLPGYDAEVTETHHNRKRDAPSGTAKTILETIEDAREESDPQRVHGREGEAPREQGEIGVHARRAGTITGEHEVLLAGNHEEVRLTHRAEDRGVFAEGALDAAVWLADREPGWYDFPDVVEGGDQ, via the coding sequence ATGACCGTCTCGATTGCAGTCACCGGCGCGACCGGCCAGATGGGCCGTGCAGTCCTCGAAACAGCCGATTCCCGCGCCGACGTGGAAGTCGCGTTCGCGGTCAACCGTGACGCCACCGACGCGAGTGAATCCGTCGCAGGCATCGCCGTCGAACCCGCCCGCGAGTTCGACGCCCTCCTCGCCGACCATCGCCCCGACGTTCTCGTGGACTTCACCGGTCCCGCGAGCAGTCAGAACTACGTCGCGGTGGCCACCGAGGCCGGCGTGGCCAGCGTGGTCGGCACGACCGGATTCGGCGACGAGGGCGAGCAGGCCCTCCGCGAGTTGGCCCAGTACGCGCCGGTTCTGAAGGCCGCGAACTTCGGCCGAGGAGTCCACGCCCTCGTCTCGGCAGTCGAGTCGGCAGTCGCCGACCTGCCGGGGTACGACGCGGAAGTCACCGAGACTCACCACAATCGAAAGCGAGACGCCCCGAGCGGGACCGCTAAGACGATTCTCGAAACCATCGAGGACGCGCGAGAGGAATCCGACCCCCAGCGCGTCCACGGCAGAGAGGGCGAGGCCCCCCGCGAGCAGGGCGAAATCGGCGTCCACGCCCGGCGTGCCGGGACCATCACCGGAGAACACGAGGTCCTCCTCGCAGGCAACCACGAGGAGGTCCGCCTGACCCACCGCGCCGAGGACCGCGGCGTCTTCGCCGAGGGTGCCCTCGACGCGGCGGTCTGGCTTGCGGACCGCGAACCGGGATGGTACGATTTCCCAGATGTCGTCGAAGGAGGTGACCAGTAG
- a CDS encoding 2,3,4,5-tetrahydropyridine-2,6-dicarboxylate N-succinyltransferase, with protein MSLQSEIENLWHRYDDGDLTADSAGRDERDSLDALLGALETGEVRAAERDQSGDWQSNEWVKQGILLNFGLRKIAGREYGDVTYHDVLPLRDTSDLPDRGTRNTPDGTVLRRGAYVGADCIMMSPSFVNIGAHVGDGTLVDSCDTVGSCAQIGADVKLGANTLIGGVLEPVEDAPVVVEDGASLGAGCRVTSGFVVGENSVVGENTLLTPRIPVYDLVDDEILHGRLPPERRAFTRFVESSVGDHDLFEGGAYKPAVVAMDVEAETLEATEREEVLRE; from the coding sequence ATGAGCCTCCAGTCCGAAATCGAGAACCTGTGGCACCGATACGACGACGGCGACCTCACCGCCGACTCGGCGGGCAGAGACGAGCGCGATTCCCTCGACGCGCTCCTCGGCGCGCTCGAAACCGGCGAGGTCCGGGCCGCAGAGCGAGACCAGAGCGGCGACTGGCAATCCAACGAGTGGGTCAAGCAGGGCATCCTGCTCAACTTCGGCCTGCGGAAAATCGCGGGCCGGGAGTACGGCGACGTGACCTACCACGACGTGCTTCCCCTCCGAGACACGAGCGACCTGCCCGACCGAGGCACCCGCAACACCCCCGACGGAACGGTCCTGCGCAGAGGGGCCTACGTCGGCGCAGACTGCATCATGATGAGTCCGAGTTTCGTCAACATCGGCGCGCACGTCGGCGACGGAACGCTCGTGGATTCGTGCGACACGGTTGGGTCCTGCGCCCAAATCGGCGCTGACGTGAAGTTAGGCGCGAACACCCTCATCGGCGGCGTGCTGGAACCCGTCGAGGACGCCCCGGTGGTCGTGGAAGACGGGGCCTCGCTCGGTGCTGGATGCCGAGTCACCTCGGGATTCGTCGTCGGCGAGAACTCGGTGGTCGGGGAGAACACCCTGCTGACGCCCCGAATCCCGGTCTACGACCTCGTGGACGACGAAATTCTCCACGGTCGCCTCCCGCCCGAGCGCCGGGCGTTCACCCGGTTCGTGGAGTCGTCGGTCGGCGACCACGACCTGTTCGAGGGCGGGGCCTACAAGCCCGCAGTCGTGGCGATGGACGTCGAGGCCGAGACGCTGGAAGCGACCGAGCGCGAGGAGGTCCTCCGAGAATGA
- the lysA gene encoding diaminopimelate decarboxylase, translating to MSAEQVRNPPVRRLADWSASRLRGLADEHGTPLYVLDLDRVRENYRRMADAFPEAEIYYAGKANTARPVLQALADEGAGVECASAGELARVLDAGVEASRVHYTAVNPPARDLDIAVQLADDHPELTVTAGAEDTLDRLAERGYSGRICLRVNPGVGAGHHEKVATGADAKFGVPDNRAADLLEDAAERFSVVGIHAHAGSGISGDDLSAHRELVGRMGELAREVESRGLGLEFVDVGGGFGVPYRSDEDPLDLDAVASATREALGDISADLAVEPGRYLVADAGVLLTEVNTVKETPESVVVGVGAGMTTLARPAIYDAHHEIRNLSAEDATRPDREVTVAGPVCESGDSFGDYWLPDPARRDLLAVGNAGAYGYEMASQYNSRPRPASVVLSGDEARLARRRETIADVTAVELEEQR from the coding sequence ATGAGCGCCGAGCAGGTCCGAAATCCCCCGGTGCGCCGACTCGCCGACTGGTCCGCGAGTCGCCTCCGGGGCCTCGCCGACGAACACGGTACGCCTCTCTACGTGCTGGACTTGGACCGCGTGCGAGAGAACTACCGGCGAATGGCCGACGCCTTCCCCGAGGCCGAAATCTACTACGCCGGGAAGGCCAACACCGCCCGGCCGGTCCTCCAAGCCCTCGCCGACGAGGGGGCCGGCGTCGAGTGCGCCTCGGCGGGCGAGTTGGCCAGAGTCCTCGATGCCGGCGTCGAGGCCTCTCGCGTCCACTACACCGCGGTCAACCCGCCGGCCCGCGACCTCGACATCGCGGTCCAACTCGCAGACGACCACCCCGAACTGACCGTCACCGCAGGTGCGGAAGACACCCTCGACAGACTCGCCGAGCGCGGATACTCGGGCCGAATCTGTCTCCGGGTCAACCCCGGCGTCGGCGCGGGCCACCACGAGAAGGTGGCGACCGGCGCGGACGCTAAGTTCGGGGTGCCGGACAACCGGGCCGCCGATTTGCTGGAAGACGCCGCCGAGCGTTTTTCGGTGGTCGGCATCCACGCTCACGCCGGAAGCGGCATCTCGGGTGACGACCTCTCGGCCCACCGGGAACTGGTGGGTCGAATGGGCGAGTTGGCTCGGGAGGTCGAATCCCGCGGCCTCGGCCTCGAATTCGTGGACGTGGGCGGTGGCTTCGGCGTTCCCTATCGTTCCGACGAGGACCCACTCGATTTGGACGCAGTGGCCTCGGCGACCCGCGAGGCCCTCGGCGACATCTCGGCCGACCTCGCGGTCGAACCGGGCCGCTATCTGGTGGCCGACGCGGGAGTCTTGCTGACCGAGGTCAACACGGTCAAGGAGACACCGGAGAGCGTCGTGGTCGGCGTCGGCGCGGGGATGACCACACTCGCCCGCCCGGCCATCTATGACGCTCACCACGAGATTCGGAACCTCTCGGCCGAGGACGCTACGCGCCCGGACCGCGAGGTGACGGTCGCCGGGCCGGTCTGCGAGAGCGGCGACTCCTTCGGCGACTACTGGCTCCCCGACCCCGCCCGCAGAGACCTGCTGGCGGTGGGCAACGCGGGAGCCTACGGCTACGAGATGGCGAGTCAGTACAACTCCCGTCCCCGCCCGGCGTCGGTCGTCCTCTCGGGCGACGAGGCGCGACTGGCGCGGCGACGCGAAACGATTGCGGACGTGACGGCGGTCGAACTGGAGGAACAACGATGA